The Apostichopus japonicus isolate 1M-3 chromosome 6, ASM3797524v1, whole genome shotgun sequence genome contains a region encoding:
- the LOC139968814 gene encoding uncharacterized protein translates to MIKIRIITVLYWFLWLILIQGTTRAGRCPNQGCQVKENPSPRYEEAREMTTLDLSGICIERTPSGLGLQNYPNLEYVYFNFSGIATIKEGSFEDMESLKTLNLSSNCLFFLSDDAFRGAENLEAIDISYNVLQLIGEPFANLTHLEHLNLSHNAIEVIKGHAFANSQNLTTLNLSSNSLTNGSIHAQSFRGLSSLRKLDLSDNQLYNIASGSLSHLTNLRWLSLSGNFLSEIDMSLWPRAGNLHSVFLTSNHYLTSLTNIPESIQTLDTVPVPCADKSPRQVSPCVPDEGNNVCNSHHCKLVCQGLTSIPAINGKPIKSLHLTDNYIGSVSKASMADYYNLIRLFLDSNLIEEIQDGAFHGMKNLTSLHLNKNHLSRLTNETFSGMECLAKLDLSNNKLYFIKDIFANLSNLTHLHLGCNDIKHIDYGAFSHFHNLIRLDLRSNNLSKLSIWNISFGNISEIDLSDNNLSEIPPNLFANVKSLRKLFLSGNNLTHVNMSEWQTEGLQALHLERNFYLKSVTGVPDSLRTLEAIDIPCSFDNLKALKLIKKSEDPCPHLTSPAAPSEESATMDAPKSTTGGIPRANVDGFSSAVVVVPVLNFYTIISIASFYSILLM, encoded by the exons ATGATCAAAATAAG GATAATAACTGTACTCTATTGGTTCCTCTGGTTGATTCTTATCCAAGGAACGACCAGGGCCGGACGCTGCCCCAACCAAGGATGCCAAGTGAAAGAGAACCCATCGCCCAGATATGAAGAGGCGAGAGAGATGACAACCCTCGACCTCTCCGGTATCTGCATCGAGAGGACACCAAGTGGATTAGGTCTACAAAATTACCCTAATCTGGAGTATGTGTATTTTAATTTCAGCGGGATTGCAACAATCAAAGAAGGATCCTTTGAAGATATGGAAAGTCTAAAGACACTTAACTTAAGTAGTAACTGTCTGTTTTTCTTGTCAGACGACGCCTTCCGTGGGGCAGAAAATCTTGAAGCGATTGATATATCCTACAATGTACTTCAATTAATCGGAGAACCATTCGCTAATTTGACTCACTTGGAACATCTGAACTTAAGTCATAATGCGATCGAGGTCATCAAGGGCCATGCGTTTGCTAATAGTCAAAATCTCACCACACTTAATCTGAGCTCAAATAGTTTGACCAACGGCTCAATTCATGCCCAGAGCTTCCGCGGGTTATCTTCTCTTCGTAAACTTGACCTGTCCGATAACCAACTTTACAACATCGCTTCCGGGTCGCTTTCACACCTGACTAATCTACGCTGGTTGTCTCTGTCCGGAAACTTCCTGAGTGAGATTGACATGTCCCTTTGGCCCCGAGCCGGAAACCTACATTCTGTGTTTCTGACGAGCAACCATTACTTGacctctctcactaatataCCAGAGAGTATTCAAACGCTGGACACTGTCCCTGTTCCCTGTGCTGACAAAAGTCCCAGGCAAGTATCACCATGTGTTCCAGATGAAGGTAATAACGTTTGTAACTCTCATCATTGCAAGCTGGTTTGTCAGGGCTTGACCAGTATCCCAGCGATAAATGGAAAACCAATAAAGTCCCTCCATCTCACAGACAACTACATTGGCAGTGTCTCAAAAGCCTCAATGGCAGATTACTATAACTTGATAAGACTGTTCTTAGACTCAAATCTGATTGAAGAGATTCAAGATGGAGCATTTCATGGAATGAAAAACCTAACAAGCCTTCATTTGAACAAAAATCATTTGTCTCGTTTGACCAACGAAACCTTCAGCGGGATGGAATGTCTCGCAAAGCTTGATCTCTCCAACAACAAACTTTACTTCATCAAGGATATTTTTGCCAATCTGAGCAATTTGACGCACCTACATTTAGGATGTAACGATATCAAGCACATTGATTACGGGGCGTTTTCCCATTTCCACAACTTGATCAGGCTGGACCTGCGATCGAACAACCTATCGAAATTGTCGATTTGGAATATATCCTTCGGCAACATTTCTGAAATCGATTTGTCCGATAATAATCTCTCCGAGATACCTCCAAACTTATTTGCAAACGTCAAGAGTCTACGTAAGTTGTTCCTCTCCGGTAATAATCTGACCCACGTCAACATGAGCGAGTGGCAGACGGAGGGACTGCAAGCACTTCACTTAGAAAGGAACTTTTATTTGAAGAGTGTGACCGGTGTACCAGACAGCCTTCGTACGTTGGAGGCCATCGATATTCCTTGCTCGTTTGACAATTTGAAGGCCTTGAAGCTGATTAAGAAGAGCGAAGATCCGTGCCCGCACTTAACCAGCCCAGCAGCGCCTTCCGAGGAGAGCGCAACTATGGATGCGCCTAAAAGTACTACAGGGGGTATCCCAAGAGCAAATGTGGACGGTTTTTCGTCAGCAGTTGTGGTGGTTCCAGTCCTTAATTTTTATACAATCATATCCATCGCCAGTTTTTATTCCATCTTATTGATGTGA